The genomic region AACAGGTCACCACTTTACATACTTGGACCTAAAGCTGATCCTTCCAGTACCTGTGCAttcccttattctctctctctctccctctttcatacttatggaaagagagagtgatactCATAGCCACTCACATACATAAATGTTCACATTTAGTTACATAATATATGTAcaataacatgcacacacaccaataaaaaAGCACAGTTAAGAAGAAACAAATATATACAAAAGTGAGCCTGGAGTCTGTTAATAAAAGAGGCTTTTTCATTTGCATGGGGATTGCATGTAGGCTCAGGAAGTAGCAGGGGTTATCCCATTCTCCTGACTCTGGCGCCGTCCCTTTGACCTCTTTTAATTGCAGttagaaaatgtaagcatgGCTTTTCAGGGGGAAATCCACACTATATCGCATTTAGGTAAAGGAATGTAGCCACTCACAATGCCTGACTATTGTAGatgtgttgacacacacacacacacacagaataaataCTTATGTTTTCTCCATTCACCTCCTGTTGCAGGTCTGGAAAGACTCATTTGTACACTTCTACTCCTGCCAACACGTGTGTTCTGCATGTCTGAAGTGTAACATAGGAGTGACTCTACTACAATCAGGGGTAGGATTCATAAAAAGTAGGTCTTGAATTTCCATTACAGCCAATAATAAGCTGAGAAGAACACCTAAGCATACCCTGGCCACACAACGAAAAACCTATGGCAGCCTGTCGAAGTCATCATGAAACACTGTATGAAAATTGAAACATGCATACCAAAAGACAAACActatttgtatttatatatttatttgtatttgtccAACATAAATACAGTGGTGTGGTTTAAGTACAACATCGAAGCAAAATCAGCATACATCATTTGACATGTATTTGGTTATAGTTGTGCTATTGATGTCTTACTTTTTAGATCTATATTATACTGATAATGAAAACGAATAAGTCATTAAGAACAAGTGAAAAAAATAAGCTTTTCAGCATATTGCAGTGCTATGGGTGCAAATTTCGGAACTTTTCGACATGTATGCATTGAAAAACCTCTATCTCACTcacacaggcgcacacctgcgcgcgcgcacacacacacaaacaaacaaacaaacaaacaaacaaacaaacatacaaacaaacacagaggcaGTGAAAACACTAGCAGTCCCCACTTTGTACAATGGTAAAGAGGAAGTTACAGAGACTAGCCCAGCTCCCGCATTTTTCCTCGGCTAGCTTCTTATGATCGACACGCTCTGTGCAGGACGTATCCTTTGCTCCTACTGGCGCAGAGACTGTGGTTGTCCTCTTTGTAGACGTCGACACCTGTTCCTTACCATCGACTGGCTTTCTCTGTTCCACGACTTTTGTCAAGTCCACGTTTGGTGTTGCGTCTTCGAGCTTGAAGTGTGCGTCCTGTGGCGCGCGCTTACACATACCAGCCTTGATAAGAGCGCCAGGATCTTGGCACAGTTTCTTTTGCTTCTTAAGATCACGTGCAATTTGTTTCCAGTATCCTTTGGTATTGCCAGAATAACCTGGACAAGTGTCAGGTCTAGCGGTATAAGTGCACTCGCTACTTTTTTTGCCTTTCTTGCAAGTGATGGTCATAATGTAAGTGTCCGTGCCCTCTGCCTTCCACGTGCACTGCGCCTTGTCCTTGGTAGTAAACTTCCCCTTGGGCACGTTGTCGTTACCTCTTGGAGTTCTTGAACCGCTGCTACTGTCAACCCCGTCTGTTTTACCCTTCTTCTCGCGACCCTTGTCACTCCCTGCTTCGGAGACATGCTGCGCTATGCATGCAAGTAGAAACAGCAGCACGAGGTTTCTGAAGGCAGGCATGGTCCTTGAGGGTATTTCCACACAAATTTGAGAAAcctattaaaacacaaattaattACTTTTATTAATAATTCACATAGACCTACAGACATTCATTATTTTCCATCCGTCATCGATTATTTATAGCCTATCTAATAATCTTATGAAACATTGGACACCTGTCGACAAAATCTATAGCAGTTACATCTGACCGGCAACG from Alosa alosa isolate M-15738 ecotype Scorff River chromosome 1, AALO_Geno_1.1, whole genome shotgun sequence harbors:
- the fgfbp1b gene encoding fibroblast growth factor-binding protein 1, which translates into the protein MPAFRNLVLLFLLACIAQHVSEAGSDKGREKKGKTDGVDSSSGSRTPRGNDNVPKGKFTTKDKAQCTWKAEGTDTYIMTITCKKGKKSSECTYTARPDTCPGYSGNTKGYWKQIARDLKKQKKLCQDPGALIKAGMCKRAPQDAHFKLEDATPNVDLTKVVEQRKPVDGKEQVSTSTKRTTTVSAPVGAKDTSCTERVDHKKLAEEKCGSWASLCNFLFTIVQSGDC